Proteins found in one bacterium genomic segment:
- a CDS encoding glycosyltransferase family 2 protein codes for MDKSASDKNPLVSICTTFFNAGRYIHRVIESCLNQTYKNIEIVIVDDASTDDSERVVREYMARDSRVKYFRNDKRANVLNSKGFVAEGFLKMSKLAKGDFAMMMGADDWLARDYIENGVRAFLRHPDIAGVVPDLTALFEHGDNGIFTFDCREHFSPGTRSAEWFIRRIYRPTHLYISGFALVRSKDFVSAMEYFVENYYHNPSKSVPEELREFFRRAFGIDSVLFTEVLTRYKSFIFDNSLNYIKIAHSDNSYIPLKQNSLSEVFKKSYYYFLIYKYIYKLKWPRFYPKMKIFMGAQVLSASFIGFFQCGFRLSFLNIKESKKLIYDFFGELSFFEITMAVIYSVSMTLGRCFDFVVRKFTKTNVGKSFVFTQENFLDSEGRFKANG; via the coding sequence ATGGATAAAAGCGCATCAGATAAAAATCCACTGGTGAGTATCTGTACGACATTTTTTAACGCAGGAAGATATATCCACAGGGTTATTGAAAGTTGTTTGAATCAAACATATAAAAATATAGAAATAGTGATAGTTGATGACGCGAGTACCGATGACAGCGAGAGAGTGGTAAGGGAATATATGGCGCGAGATTCCAGAGTAAAATATTTCAGAAACGACAAAAGAGCTAATGTTTTAAATAGTAAGGGATTCGTCGCGGAGGGATTTTTGAAAATGTCCAAGCTTGCGAAGGGAGATTTTGCCATGATGATGGGAGCAGATGATTGGCTTGCGAGGGATTATATAGAAAATGGAGTGCGTGCCTTTTTGAGACATCCTGACATCGCCGGCGTGGTGCCGGATTTAACAGCTTTGTTTGAACATGGCGATAATGGCATCTTTACATTTGACTGCCGAGAACATTTTTCTCCGGGAACGCGCTCGGCCGAATGGTTTATAAGACGCATATACCGACCGACGCATCTTTACATAAGTGGGTTTGCGTTAGTGAGGAGTAAGGATTTCGTGAGCGCCATGGAGTATTTTGTTGAAAATTATTATCATAATCCATCTAAATCCGTTCCGGAAGAATTAAGAGAGTTTTTCAGGAGGGCGTTCGGTATCGATTCAGTATTGTTTACGGAAGTTCTTACCCGATATAAAAGTTTTATTTTTGATAATTCGTTAAATTATATAAAAATCGCGCACTCGGATAATAGCTATATCCCTCTTAAACAAAATTCATTATCTGAAGTTTTTAAAAAATCTTATTACTATTTTCTTATATACAAATATATTTATAAGCTTAAATGGCCAAGATTTTATCCGAAAATGAAGATTTTTATGGGAGCTCAAGTATTATCAGCGTCATTTATCGGTTTTTTTCAATGCGGTTTTCGTTTGTCTTTTTTAAATATAAAAGAAAGCAAGAAACTGATTTATGATTTTTTCGGCGAACTCTCGTTTTTTGAAATCACGATGGCGGTGATTTATTCGGTTTCGATGACTCTAGGCCGTTGTTTTGATTTCGTCGTAAGAAAATTTACGAAAACTAACGTAGGAAAATCTTTTGTATTCACTCAGGAAAATTTTTTGGATTCGGAAGGGCGTTTTAAAGCTAATGGATAA
- a CDS encoding DegT/DnrJ/EryC1/StrS family aminotransferase gives MLKKDYEIGDEIRPWGAFVPEEAIERVGETLRSKWINTGPREKELREKACKRWGFPYCVAVNSGTSALRASLAMLGVGPGDEVVSTPFTFIATNTAILEQGAKPVFADIRYDDLNIDPQSIEERITERTKAISIVHYGGNPCDLDEIRAIAKKHNLPLIEDSAHALGSKYKGKYIGATGNIVCFSFQVVKIINSGDGGLIVTEREDYYKDLKKIIWYGIDREDKEPNFIDPLPPSFKGEKLGFKYNMNDIVATLACTGVDHFDEPAKKRKEIGERYRKELADCKKVKLLTYYNDREPNYQIFPVHVVDRSAFAKHMHDHKIMVKINNRRNDIYPMFGGKRDDIPVTARADEDVILLPIHGDLTEDQIKYIIDKVKAYDCS, from the coding sequence ATGCTAAAAAAAGATTATGAGATTGGAGATGAAATCCGGCCATGGGGAGCTTTTGTTCCGGAGGAAGCTATTGAAAGAGTAGGAGAAACACTACGCTCTAAATGGATTAACACTGGTCCCCGAGAGAAAGAATTGCGCGAGAAAGCCTGCAAAAGGTGGGGGTTTCCGTATTGCGTCGCGGTGAACAGCGGCACATCCGCGTTACGAGCGAGTCTGGCAATGCTTGGCGTTGGTCCCGGAGATGAGGTAGTTTCCACTCCTTTCACGTTTATTGCTACCAACACCGCTATTTTGGAACAAGGAGCCAAGCCGGTGTTTGCTGATATTCGGTATGACGACCTGAATATAGATCCGCAAAGCATAGAAGAGAGAATAACAGAGAGAACAAAAGCAATCTCAATCGTACACTACGGCGGAAACCCATGCGACCTGGATGAGATAAGAGCAATCGCCAAGAAACACAACCTTCCACTTATTGAAGATTCTGCTCACGCGCTTGGAAGCAAATACAAAGGGAAATACATTGGAGCTACGGGAAATATTGTTTGTTTTTCTTTCCAAGTGGTTAAAATCATTAATTCCGGGGATGGTGGACTTATTGTCACTGAGAGAGAAGATTATTATAAAGATCTAAAAAAAATCATTTGGTACGGCATAGACCGAGAAGATAAAGAACCAAATTTTATTGATCCGCTTCCGCCGTCTTTCAAGGGTGAAAAGCTGGGCTTCAAGTACAATATGAATGACATCGTCGCCACTTTAGCTTGTACTGGAGTGGATCATTTCGATGAGCCTGCTAAGAAAAGGAAGGAAATTGGTGAAAGGTACAGAAAAGAACTTGCGGATTGCAAGAAAGTGAAGTTACTTACTTACTATAACGACCGAGAACCGAATTATCAGATTTTTCCTGTCCATGTGGTTGATCGTTCTGCATTCGCGAAGCATATGCATGACCATAAAATTATGGTTAAAATCAATAATCGGAGAAATGATATTTACCCGATGTTCGGAGGGAAACGCGATGATATCCCGGTAACCGCGCGTGCCGACGAAGACGTGATTCTTCTCCCTATTCATGGAGACCTAACCGAAGATCAAATAAAATATATTATTGACAAAGTGAAAGCATACGATTGCTCATAA
- a CDS encoding class I SAM-dependent methyltransferase has translation MQDENKKPISAAWCEFLKEKGYEQHISKKGDYRKVRNFSRVWRRIFREIKLNPFFRNDLNIFEVGCGGGGQLMMFALNGWKCVGLDCSEEVLKRAGNYIQEASAIRKEDLNITLICEDFLNYKPSGGLKFDVVFHVGVLEHFLDESERLMFLKKMFDLSKPGGYIISIVPSGIHPLRQKMRQFKLGGYNIPEIDYNPSLITKEFKECGAEDIKILPHNILGYFLIDNKNFIINALRRIIYYFFQIIPSSGVPFNFALKHASTLIGIAKKSL, from the coding sequence ATGCAAGACGAAAATAAAAAACCAATAAGCGCCGCATGGTGCGAATTCCTGAAAGAGAAAGGTTACGAGCAGCATATATCAAAAAAAGGGGATTACAGAAAAGTAAGAAACTTCTCCAGAGTTTGGAGAAGGATATTCAGAGAGATAAAATTGAATCCTTTTTTCCGGAATGATTTAAATATTTTTGAAGTCGGTTGCGGTGGAGGGGGACAACTCATGATGTTCGCTTTAAATGGCTGGAAATGCGTCGGGCTTGATTGTTCAGAAGAGGTTTTAAAAAGAGCCGGGAATTACATCCAAGAAGCATCGGCTATACGCAAGGAGGATTTGAACATAACTTTGATTTGCGAAGATTTTTTAAATTATAAACCATCAGGCGGTTTAAAATTTGACGTTGTTTTCCATGTCGGGGTGTTGGAACATTTTTTAGATGAATCAGAAAGGCTGATGTTTCTTAAGAAAATGTTTGATTTGTCAAAGCCGGGAGGTTATATAATTTCAATTGTGCCAAGCGGAATCCATCCTTTGCGACAAAAGATGAGACAATTCAAATTAGGTGGCTATAATATTCCGGAAATTGACTACAACCCTTCTCTTATTACGAAAGAATTCAAAGAATGTGGAGCTGAAGATATAAAAATTCTTCCTCATAATATTTTGGGATATTTTTTGATTGACAATAAAAATTTTATAATCAATGCCCTTAGAAGAATTATCTATTATTTTTTTCAAATAATACCTTCCTCTGGCGTGCCATTCAATTTTGCCTTAAAACATGCAAGCACCTTAATCGGTATAGCAAAAAAATCCCTATGA
- a CDS encoding NAD-dependent epimerase/dehydratase family protein encodes MRKILILGGNGFLGQHVVEALKEENYEVFSLSRHEGTDIRILEDFSRRLKEINPDTIINCAAHVGGIHYVAQYAGDVIDDNMRIVLNIYKGVTAVCPLAKIINPISNCSYSGEANTHYEPDWEKGPVHDSVLAYASVRRMIYAVSECYRKQYGVKTVNWLIANAYGPGDYTDPNKVHALNGIIIRMIKAQRTQEKQFEIWGSGKPTREWVYIKDVAKILVKSINEIEEQVYPINFAQNKAYSIAEIAKIAAEILNYNVEFSFNTKYADGAPFKILDDRKFREKYPDFKFTSLEEGIKNTIHYYKSII; translated from the coding sequence ATGCGAAAAATACTAATTTTGGGTGGAAATGGATTTCTTGGCCAGCACGTGGTGGAAGCTCTTAAAGAAGAAAATTATGAAGTTTTCTCTTTGTCTCGCCACGAGGGTACGGATATTCGGATTTTGGAGGATTTTTCAAGAAGATTAAAAGAAATAAATCCCGACACAATTATTAATTGCGCCGCTCATGTCGGTGGTATTCATTATGTGGCTCAATACGCGGGTGACGTGATAGACGATAATATGCGTATAGTGTTGAACATCTATAAAGGGGTGACAGCGGTCTGCCCTCTAGCAAAAATAATTAACCCAATCTCTAATTGCTCTTATTCCGGCGAAGCTAATACCCATTACGAGCCCGATTGGGAAAAAGGGCCAGTGCATGATTCGGTGTTGGCCTATGCTTCGGTTCGCAGAATGATTTATGCTGTATCTGAATGTTATCGCAAGCAGTATGGCGTAAAAACAGTAAATTGGCTGATTGCCAATGCTTATGGCCCCGGTGACTATACTGATCCGAATAAAGTTCACGCTTTAAACGGAATAATAATAAGAATGATTAAGGCTCAAAGAACCCAAGAAAAACAATTTGAAATTTGGGGGTCCGGCAAACCAACCAGGGAATGGGTTTACATAAAGGACGTGGCCAAGATATTGGTTAAATCAATCAACGAAATAGAAGAACAGGTTTACCCGATCAACTTTGCTCAAAACAAAGCATACTCCATAGCGGAGATAGCAAAGATAGCCGCGGAAATTCTAAACTACAATGTTGAGTTTTCTTTTAATACTAAATACGCCGATGGTGCTCCTTTCAAGATACTGGATGACAGAAAATTCCGTGAAAAATACCCGGATTTTAAATTTACCTCTCTTGAAGAAGGCATTAAAAATACGATCCATTATTACAAAAGCATAATTTAA
- a CDS encoding NAD-dependent epimerase/dehydratase — MKILITGGAGFVGSTLVPLLLKEGLDVTVVDNLMYHQDSLLGNAMFKNFHFILGDVRDEIVMKPAIRNADVIIHLAAIVGEPACRMRPDLAKSVNLQASKIINKLRSKNQTLIFASTGSNYGKVRTICTEKTPLNPLSLYGVTKTESEKIFLTKGNCIIYRFATGFGISPRLRLDLLPNDFTYKAVHERNLIVYQKDYRRTFIHVKDMAKAFAFALAHIPQMKNDVFNVGHESMNLTKENIAKKIKEKIDFYLYFAPIGHDPDFRNYEVSYKKIRKIGFTTDISIDEGLEELIKAFKMILVVSPHSNLN, encoded by the coding sequence ATGAAGATACTCATTACCGGAGGCGCGGGATTCGTTGGGTCAACATTAGTTCCACTACTCCTTAAGGAGGGTCTTGATGTCACGGTGGTTGATAATTTGATGTATCACCAAGACAGCCTTCTTGGGAACGCAATGTTTAAAAATTTTCATTTCATTCTTGGCGACGTGCGGGATGAAATAGTGATGAAACCGGCTATCCGCAACGCCGATGTTATAATTCATCTCGCCGCCATTGTGGGAGAGCCGGCTTGTCGCATGCGTCCCGACCTCGCAAAAAGCGTGAATCTCCAGGCAAGTAAAATTATCAATAAACTCCGAAGTAAAAATCAAACTCTTATCTTTGCCTCAACGGGCAGTAATTACGGTAAAGTGAGAACCATCTGTACCGAGAAAACGCCGCTCAACCCGTTATCTCTTTACGGAGTTACAAAAACCGAGTCGGAAAAAATTTTTCTCACGAAGGGCAATTGTATTATTTATCGGTTCGCGACGGGGTTCGGCATCTCGCCGCGCCTCCGCCTTGATTTACTACCGAACGATTTCACTTATAAGGCGGTTCATGAACGAAACCTTATTGTGTACCAGAAAGATTATCGGCGAACCTTTATTCATGTCAAAGATATGGCGAAGGCGTTCGCGTTCGCACTCGCGCACATCCCGCAGATGAAAAACGATGTTTTTAATGTCGGGCACGAATCAATGAACCTCACGAAAGAAAATATCGCCAAAAAAATCAAGGAGAAAATCGATTTTTATCTCTACTTCGCGCCAATCGGCCACGACCCTGATTTTCGCAACTATGAAGTTTCATATAAAAAAATTCGTAAAATTGGTTTTACTACCGATATTTCAATAGACGAAGGCCTAGAAGAGCTCATCAAGGCGTTTAAGATGATACTGGTAGTTAGCCCGCACTCAAACTTAAATTGA
- a CDS encoding cobalamin-dependent protein (Presence of a B(12) (cobalamin)-binding domain implies dependence on cobalamin itself, in one of its several forms, or in some unusual lineages, dependence on a cobalamin-like analog.): MKILFVEKKLRMDKLGICYLSAVLKKAGHEVDLVQDEEENADKYLAANPVDFVMYSVTSDEADWFAKRNQELKTKHHRFISVVGGSDPTFMPSRWTQDPAIDYVVQGPGESVILSIVNGLAPRLSRGELLGRFEYSSPDRSIIYKYDELGKARMKRFIACRYCLFSCTHCFNHAFKKMYLDQKSFFTYRPSPEIMIQEVIAVKNEYGLELAYFNDDDLADNPDWLEKFCKLLLANDIPSFCGSIRANSVDEKTVIMMARSGCKLLNVSIESANAETQKLLRRGGVTNDDVYKAVRWCEEAGIKVRTQNMIGLPVEDPLADALETFEFNKRCHPLESVVTIYQPLPGTELWSYCIKKGLIDGNVQPTNFQDKTVLKIKDTEKINRLARYWYWAIKKEWSVEFLKEQLNNPIPDEVLKEMTQTRWATSKKELYGL; the protein is encoded by the coding sequence ATGAAAATTCTTTTTGTTGAGAAGAAGCTTCGCATGGATAAACTGGGTATCTGCTATCTTAGCGCTGTGCTTAAAAAAGCCGGGCATGAAGTAGATTTAGTGCAAGACGAAGAAGAAAACGCGGATAAATATCTTGCCGCAAACCCAGTCGATTTCGTAATGTATTCCGTAACGAGCGACGAGGCGGATTGGTTTGCCAAGCGCAACCAAGAGCTCAAAACTAAACACCATCGATTTATTTCTGTGGTTGGGGGGTCAGACCCCACTTTTATGCCCTCCCGATGGACGCAAGACCCAGCAATTGATTATGTGGTCCAAGGGCCGGGAGAAAGTGTGATTTTGAGTATCGTAAATGGTTTAGCGCCACGACTGTCGCGAGGCGAACTGCTCGGCCGATTTGAATATTCCTCGCCAGACCGAAGTATCATCTATAAGTATGATGAGCTCGGGAAAGCAAGGATGAAACGATTTATCGCCTGCCGCTACTGCCTTTTTTCCTGTACCCACTGTTTTAACCACGCCTTCAAAAAGATGTACTTGGACCAAAAGTCGTTTTTTACTTATCGTCCCTCGCCGGAAATAATGATTCAGGAAGTCATCGCGGTGAAAAATGAATATGGGCTTGAATTGGCCTATTTCAACGACGACGACTTAGCGGATAATCCGGACTGGCTTGAAAAATTCTGCAAACTTTTGTTAGCCAACGACATTCCGAGTTTTTGTGGTTCTATCCGTGCGAATAGTGTGGACGAAAAAACGGTGATAATGATGGCCAGAAGCGGATGTAAGCTTCTTAATGTCTCCATCGAATCCGCTAACGCGGAAACGCAGAAACTTTTGCGGCGCGGAGGAGTAACTAATGACGATGTTTATAAGGCCGTGCGCTGGTGCGAGGAAGCAGGAATCAAGGTCCGTACTCAAAATATGATTGGCCTTCCCGTTGAGGATCCGCTTGCTGATGCTCTGGAAACATTCGAATTCAACAAGAGATGCCACCCACTGGAATCTGTCGTGACCATTTATCAACCACTTCCCGGTACCGAGCTTTGGTCTTATTGCATCAAAAAGGGCTTGATTGACGGCAACGTGCAACCGACTAACTTCCAAGACAAAACAGTACTTAAGATTAAAGACACAGAAAAAATCAATCGGTTAGCGAGATATTGGTACTGGGCAATCAAGAAGGAATGGTCTGTAGAATTCCTGAAAGAACAATTAAATAACCCCATCCCTGACGAGGTATTAAAGGAGATGACGCAAACCCGTTGGGCAACATCAAAAAAAGAACTTTATGGGCTATAA
- a CDS encoding NAD-dependent epimerase/dehydratase family protein, with the protein MAKKTKVLITGSAGFIGSHLSAYLNNKGFSVYDVDDLSGGFLRNVVNKKFFKKLDLREREKTAQYIKELKPEVIFHLAADATEGRSQFTPFSAVDRNLVAYMNVLVPAIKNGLKKMILMSSMSVYGSQQVPFRENLITQPEDVYGTSKAAMETVTRVMSNVYGFEYVVIRPHNVYGPKQNLSDPYRNVVGIFINRLLNGKNFFIYGDGEQKRAFSYIDEIVDGTAKAAFSRKCEGKIINLGGDKAITLNDLAKIVLEEFFETKKIPAHFMPKYFPARPQEVKYAYSNHDIAKKLINFKEKTALRKGIRIMIEWAKSMGPQKFRYLSELDLESSATPKIWKDKLL; encoded by the coding sequence ATGGCAAAAAAAACAAAAGTTTTAATTACTGGTTCGGCCGGTTTTATTGGTAGCCACTTATCCGCTTATCTTAATAATAAGGGGTTTTCCGTTTACGATGTCGATGATTTGTCCGGAGGTTTTTTAAGAAACGTCGTTAACAAAAAATTTTTCAAAAAACTTGATTTGAGGGAACGCGAGAAAACCGCTCAATACATCAAAGAGTTAAAGCCGGAAGTAATTTTTCATCTGGCGGCTGATGCGACAGAGGGCAGGAGTCAATTTACTCCTTTTAGCGCTGTTGACCGCAATCTGGTCGCTTACATGAACGTTTTAGTGCCGGCTATCAAAAACGGTTTAAAAAAAATGATACTGATGAGTTCAATGAGTGTTTATGGATCGCAACAGGTTCCTTTCCGGGAAAATCTCATAACTCAACCTGAGGATGTTTACGGAACTTCCAAAGCGGCCATGGAGACGGTGACGCGGGTAATGTCTAACGTTTACGGATTCGAATATGTCGTTATTCGGCCCCATAATGTTTATGGTCCTAAGCAGAATTTATCGGATCCTTATAGGAATGTTGTCGGTATCTTTATCAACCGGTTATTAAATGGCAAGAATTTTTTCATTTACGGAGATGGCGAGCAAAAGCGAGCTTTTTCTTACATTGACGAGATTGTAGACGGGACAGCTAAAGCCGCTTTCAGCCGAAAATGCGAGGGGAAAATAATAAATCTTGGCGGCGACAAGGCGATAACCCTGAATGATTTGGCAAAAATCGTACTTGAAGAATTTTTTGAGACTAAGAAAATACCGGCCCATTTTATGCCTAAATATTTTCCGGCTAGGCCTCAAGAAGTGAAATATGCCTATAGTAATCATGATATCGCCAAGAAATTGATAAACTTCAAAGAAAAAACTGCTTTGAGGAAAGGAATAAGAATAATGATTGAATGGGCTAAATCCATGGGGCCTCAAAAATTCAGATATTTGTCAGAACTCGACTTGGAAAGCAGCGCTACTCCTAAAATTTGGAAAGACAAACTGCTTTAA
- a CDS encoding NAD-dependent epimerase/dehydratase family protein has product MSVRIDQKKTIGVIGGMGLLGLDLVRFLQKNYKVDGITRENYDTFRGKHYDVVINANGNSKRFWANEHPLEDFEKSTFSVYKSLFDFSFGMYVFISSPDVYEDYSNPGSTKEDRIIDPQKLSPYGFHKHLGELIVRRCKSNYLILRSAAILGTGLKKGPIFDILCGKKPFVGLDSQIQLVTTEEIANIVQYLLGRLSKNEIYNVGGRGTFLLKNMTKYIGSIVPPDSGVEKQIYEMNVEKLGGIYPLKTSEEYLQEFFLSSGKLLSLKS; this is encoded by the coding sequence ATGTCCGTTCGTATTGATCAAAAAAAAACGATAGGAGTTATCGGGGGCATGGGCCTGCTGGGGTTGGATTTGGTCCGGTTTTTGCAAAAAAATTATAAAGTAGATGGAATAACCCGAGAGAATTATGATACGTTCCGAGGGAAGCATTATGATGTTGTTATCAATGCCAACGGGAACAGTAAAAGATTTTGGGCTAATGAGCATCCACTTGAGGATTTCGAGAAATCAACATTCTCCGTTTACAAGAGTCTTTTTGATTTTAGTTTTGGAATGTACGTCTTTATTTCTTCCCCGGATGTTTATGAGGATTATTCAAACCCGGGGTCAACGAAGGAGGACAGGATTATAGATCCTCAAAAACTTTCCCCCTATGGTTTTCATAAACATCTGGGAGAATTAATTGTGCGAAGATGTAAGAGTAATTATTTGATTTTACGTTCAGCTGCAATTCTGGGGACAGGACTCAAAAAAGGCCCTATTTTTGATATTCTTTGCGGGAAGAAACCTTTTGTGGGGCTTGATTCTCAAATTCAGTTGGTGACTACTGAAGAGATTGCCAATATTGTTCAGTATCTTTTGGGGCGATTGTCGAAAAATGAGATTTATAATGTCGGTGGGCGTGGAACCTTCCTATTAAAAAATATGACAAAGTATATTGGAAGTATTGTTCCGCCGGATAGTGGGGTCGAAAAGCAGATATATGAAATGAATGTTGAAAAACTTGGGGGGATATATCCTTTAAAGACCTCGGAAGAGTATCTTCAAGAATTTTTTCTTTCCAGCGGCAAGTTGCTTTCGTTAAAGTCTTGA
- a CDS encoding class I SAM-dependent methyltransferase, whose translation MINILVKLIGYPATILHGDAAVFDRYRWLKKNLLSGPLRTLDAGCGSGAFTMYAAKIGNEAVGISFDKRNNKVAAERAKILNIPNVNFIDGDLRKLDEMSEVLGKFDQIICFETIEHILNDKKLVKDFFSLLKSGGKLFLTTPYKYYRPLYGEDKDKVSTYEDGGHVRYGYTHEEMADLLKKSGFEIETLEYISGYFSQQLINLERFLASKINPKLAWLIVLPLRLSSFLDLFGGKIIKYPYLSIGVIAVKK comes from the coding sequence ATGATTAATATTTTGGTAAAATTAATCGGTTATCCAGCGACGATTTTGCATGGGGATGCGGCTGTTTTTGATAGGTACAGATGGCTTAAAAAAAATCTCCTATCTGGTCCTTTACGCACCTTAGATGCCGGCTGTGGTTCGGGGGCTTTTACAATGTACGCGGCAAAAATCGGCAATGAAGCCGTAGGAATTTCTTTCGATAAAAGAAATAATAAAGTCGCGGCTGAAAGGGCAAAAATTTTAAACATTCCCAATGTTAATTTTATTGACGGGGATTTAAGAAAATTAGACGAAATGTCTGAAGTTTTGGGAAAATTTGACCAAATTATTTGTTTTGAAACGATTGAGCATATTTTAAACGATAAAAAACTTGTTAAAGATTTTTTTTCGCTGCTGAAATCAGGAGGAAAATTATTTTTAACCACTCCGTATAAATATTACAGACCACTTTATGGCGAGGACAAGGATAAAGTATCAACTTACGAGGATGGAGGCCATGTCAGATACGGATATACTCACGAAGAAATGGCAGATTTATTAAAAAAATCCGGTTTTGAAATTGAAACACTAGAATACATTAGTGGTTATTTTTCCCAACAACTGATTAATCTAGAACGTTTTTTAGCGTCTAAAATAAATCCAAAATTGGCTTGGTTGATTGTTTTGCCTTTAAGATTATCTTCGTTTTTAGATTTATTTGGTGGAAAGATTATTAAATATCCCTATCTTTCAATTGGCGTGATTGCGGTAAAAAAATGA
- a CDS encoding glycosyltransferase family 4 protein: MKIAISVPGRFHLFNLAQQLLKRDYLSQLITSYPKFETKKYGIPPGKVSSILIKEIMFRGFQNLPQFLQNVYNPHYLISEIFDKLASRSLKKSDIVIGISSTFLHTLRKAKQMGAITVTERGSSHIIYQNDLLKEEYEKFGIKMRTFLLPHPEVIKKELKEYEEADYISVPSSYAKRTFLEKGVPENKIIQVPYGVDLSAFRQVPKNDNIFRVVFVGGISLRKGVHYLLQAFSELNLPKSELTLIGSINDEIKPFFKKYEGKFKWLGHMPQKELYKYYSQGSVFVIASIEEGLALVQPQAMACGLPVICTVNTGGEDIIRNGIDGFVIPIRDVEALKEKIYYLYNNPEICRKMGESAKQRVKSGFTWDDYGNKMISAYQKILEKHHG; the protein is encoded by the coding sequence ATGAAAATCGCGATTTCGGTTCCGGGAAGATTTCATCTTTTTAATTTAGCTCAGCAACTATTGAAACGAGATTATTTATCTCAGCTCATAACTTCTTACCCAAAATTTGAAACTAAAAAATATGGCATTCCCCCTGGGAAAGTCAGTTCTATTTTAATCAAAGAAATTATGTTTCGGGGCTTTCAGAATTTGCCGCAGTTTTTACAAAATGTTTATAATCCGCATTATTTAATTTCTGAAATTTTTGATAAGCTAGCTTCCCGTTCTCTGAAGAAATCCGATATAGTGATCGGTATTTCCTCAACATTCCTTCATACTTTAAGAAAAGCGAAACAAATGGGTGCTATCACCGTTACCGAACGCGGCAGTTCTCATATTATTTATCAAAATGATCTTCTTAAAGAAGAATACGAAAAATTCGGCATAAAAATGAGAACGTTCTTATTGCCCCACCCGGAAGTTATCAAAAAAGAACTGAAAGAATACGAAGAGGCCGATTATATTTCCGTTCCTTCTTCTTACGCCAAAAGAACTTTTCTGGAAAAAGGCGTTCCGGAAAACAAGATTATCCAGGTTCCTTACGGGGTTGACTTATCCGCTTTTAGACAAGTTCCTAAAAATGACAATATTTTCCGCGTTGTATTTGTCGGCGGAATAAGCTTGCGAAAAGGTGTCCATTATTTACTTCAGGCGTTTTCCGAATTAAATCTACCAAAGTCAGAATTAACACTTATCGGGTCAATCAACGATGAGATTAAACCGTTTTTTAAAAAATACGAAGGTAAATTTAAATGGCTTGGTCATATGCCCCAGAAGGAGCTTTACAAGTATTATTCTCAGGGCTCGGTTTTCGTGATAGCTTCCATCGAGGAGGGCTTAGCTTTGGTTCAGCCCCAAGCGATGGCTTGTGGTTTGCCGGTAATTTGCACCGTTAATACTGGCGGCGAAGATATTATCCGCAATGGAATTGACGGTTTTGTGATCCCTATCCGCGACGTTGAAGCACTGAAAGAAAAGATTTATTATCTTTATAATAATCCGGAGATTTGCCGGAAAATGGGGGAGTCGGCTAAACAAAGGGTTAAGAGCGGTTTCACCTGGGATGATTACGGAAATAAAATGATCTCAGCCTATCAAAAAATTTTAGAAAAGCATCATGGCTAA